A section of the Jaculus jaculus isolate mJacJac1 chromosome 6, mJacJac1.mat.Y.cur, whole genome shotgun sequence genome encodes:
- the Ccng1 gene encoding cyclin-G1, with protein MIEVLTTDSQKLLHQLNTLLEQESRCQPKVCGLKLIESAHDNGLRMTARLRDFEVKDLLSLTQFFGFDTETFSLAVNLLDRFLSKMKVQPKHLGCVGLSCFYLAVKLTEEERNVPLATDLIRISQYRFTVSDLMRMEKIILEKVCWKVKATTAFQFLQLYYSLIQENLPYERRNSLNFERLEAQLKACHCRIIFSKAKPSVLALSIIALEIQTLKCAMLTEEVESLQKHSKINGRDLTFWQELVSKCLAEYSSSKCSKPDVQKLKWMVSGRTARQLKRSYHRVTHLPTIPETIS; from the exons atgatagaagTACTGACGACCGACTCGCAGAAACTGCTACACCAGCTGAATACCCTGTTGGAACAGGAGTCCAGATGTCAGCCAAAGGTCTGCGGCTTGAAACTGATTGAGTCTGCCCACGATAATGGCCTCAGGATGACTGCGAGACTGAGGGACTTTGAAGTGAAAGATCTGCTTAGTCTAACTCAGTTCTTTGGTTTCGACACTGAGACATTTTCTTTAGCTGTGAATTTACTGGACAGATTCCTGTCTAAAATGAAG gTACAGCCGAAGCATCTCGGGTGTGTTGGACTGAGCTGTTTTTATTTAGCAGTAAAACtgacagaagaggaaaggaaCGTCCCGTTGGCAACTGATTTGATCCGGATAAGTCAGTATCGGTTCACGGTTTCAGACTTGATGAGAATGGAAAAGATTAtattggagaaggtgtgttggaAAGTCAAAGCTACAACTGCCTTTCAATTCCTGCAGCTCTATTATTCACTCATTCAAGAGAACTTGCCATATGAGAG GAGAAACAGTCTTAATTTTGAGAGACTGGAAGCTCAACTCAAGGCGTGTCACTGCAGGATCATATTTTCTAAAGCAAAG CCTTCTGTGTTGGCTTTGTCTATCATTGCACTGGAGATCCAAACACTGAAGTGTGCAATGTTAACAGAAGAAGTAGAAAGTCTTCAGAAACATTCCAAG ATAAATGGCCGAGATTTGACCTTCTGGCAAGAGCTTGTATCCAAGTGTCTAGCTGAATATTCATCCAGCAAGTGTTCCAAACCTGACGTTCAGAAGTTGAAATGGATGGTTTCTGGGCGCACCGCACGACAGCTGAAACGCAGCTACCACAGGGTGACCCACCTGCCAACGATTCCTGAAACcatttcttag